A window of Virgibacillus proomii genomic DNA:
ACTTGAACTGCCCCCTGTCAAGTAGACAGTGGAAATAATAAAAAAGATTTAAGTGGCTTTAGCTCTATATTCCATAGGGCTAAGGCCGTTTAATCGCTTTTGATACCTTTCATAATTATAAAAATGAATATACTCATCTATCGCAGTAGTAAGTTCCTCAAATGTTTTATATTTATGTAAATAATACTTCTCACATTTCAGTGTCCCAAAAAAAGACTCCATTGGTCCATTATCAATACACCGACCAACTCGTGACATGCTTTGTGTCATCTCTGCCGCATCTATTTTACGTTTGAACCCTTTAGAGGTGTATTGGAATCCACGGTCACTATGGATAAGAGGCTGTTCTTCATTCAATAGTACTGTGGCTTGATCAAGTGTCTTAAATACAAGTTGATTATTGTTGGAATGTCCTAGAACATAACTTATAATGGATCCGTCATAAAGATCACGAATCGCACTTAAATAGGCCTTTTTTGATTGGTCATACTTAAATTCTGTAACGTCCGTTACCCATTTTTCATTTGGTTTTTCGGCTTGGAATTCACGATTTAATATATTGTCTGCCACATGTTGAGGTGTAGAGCGTTTATATCGCTTCTTCTTGACACGAATGACAGAGCGTAATCCAGCCACTTTCATCAACCGATAGATTCTTTTATGATTAAGTTTCTCCTCGAACTTTCTATTCATGTGAAGGGTCATTTGACGATAACCAAATATACCACCCACTTTTTCATGGAGTATTTGCACCTCTTTGATAATTTCTTTATTCTGTATTTCTCTGGATGAAGGAGTACGATTTAGCCACTTATAGTATGCAGAACGTGCAATTCCCGCGATTTCACAAAGTAAACGAATGCTTAACCCTTCATTCTGGTGAAGCTCTTGAATAGCGACATACTTATCCTCAAATCGGATTTGGCTTATTTTCGCCTCCTTTCGATCTCCTCTAACTTTTTTAAGAAAGCATTCTCTGCACGTAAACGTTCGTTCTCCTTTGCGATTCGATGCATTTCTAACTTCATTTTTTCTTCGGAAGTTAACTCATTTTCACTTTTAGAACGTCCTCTTCTATCCTTTAACGCATCCCATCCACCATCTTCATATTTACGTACCCATTGATATATTTGTTGGTAAGACACTTGATGATTATCCGCA
This region includes:
- a CDS encoding IS3 family transposase (programmed frameshift), with amino-acid sequence MSNKYKFYSRQFKYEVLKAYKNEDYTLIELCSKYGISEVTLYDWANKYEKYGLNGLENSRTWKSYSKDLKQAAVEDYISGEYSQREVIRKYKISSTSVLRKWIKQYNSHRELKDTSKGRTSSMTKGRKTTWKERIEMVQDALANGKNYQQTADNHQVSYQQIYQWVRKYEDGGWDALKDRRGRSKSENELTSEEKMKLEMHRIAKENERLRAEKCFLKKVRGDRKEAKISQIRFEDKYVAIQELHQNEGLSIRLLCEIAGIARSAYYKWLNRTPSSREIQNKEIIKEVQILHEKVGGIFGYRQMTLHMNRKFEEKLNHKRIYRLMKVAGLRSVIRVKKKRYKRSTPQHVADNILNREFQAEKPNEKWVTDVTEFKYDQSKKAYLSAIRDLYDGSIISYVLGHSNNNQLVFKTLDQATVLLNEEQPLIHSDRGFQYTSKGFKRKIDAAEMTQSMSRVGRCIDNGPMESFFGTLKCEKYYLHKYKTFEELTTAIDEYIHFYNYERYQKRLNGLSPMEYRAKAT